From the genome of candidate division KSB1 bacterium:
CAACGGCTTTGTGATAATTCCCTAAGCGATAAAAAATTAGACCCAGATTACCCAGAGAATTTGATTCTCCCTTGGCATTATTTATTTTCCTGAATATAACCATCGCTTGCGTATGGTAATCTTTAGCACGATTTAGTTCACCAAGATGAGCATATGTCAATCCTAAATTGTTGAGCCTCATAGCAATTTTTCGTTGATCACCTGATTTCTGGCTCAATTCAAGAACACGATGGTGCAATGGAATTGCCTTCTTCATTTCGCCCAAATCCGTATAGGCTAACGCCAGGTTGCTAAGGGCGGATTCCAGCCCATTTTGATCATTAATCTCTTCTGCGATCTTTAAATTTTGTTCATATAATTCAATGGCTTTTTCGAGCTCCCCTCTGCGATGATAAATTGTGCCAATATTGCAAAGGGCATTTCCTTTCCCTTTTAGATCATGAATTTGCTCATGAATTTTTAGCGCTTGCTGTTGAATAGTTAATGCCTGATCCAATTCGCCCAAATTGACCAAACCTAATCCAATCTTTCCAAGTGAATCCGCTTCAGCGTGTTTGTTGTCAGTTATTTGAGCTGCGCGGACGCTTTTTTCACCCCAGTGAATGATTTCCTGCCAGCGACTACTCCGATCAAAAAAATGTTGAAAAGTTTGAAAATAGCTAATCATAAGCTGTGGTTTAAATACTCTGTCGCTTAACCATTGCCAGGCGCGTTCAATTTGTAAATATTCTTGTTCAAACCAATCTAAATTAAAAAAATGATATTGAGCGCGATATAGGTAATAACGCGCATGTCGCTCATTGATTTGATCTAACTTCATAAATTTACAGTTGTGTTGTTTGCCAATCTTTCAATTTCATTTTAACTCTTTCCGCATTGGGATCATCGATATCTTGATATATTTCAAGAGCGGTTTTGGCTAACCTACACGCTTTTTCAACTTCGCCCCGCTCAAAATGAATTAAGCTTAAATTAAAACTTACTCCCGCCTCCGATCGTCGATCTTGAAGCTGCCTGGCAAGTTGAAGATGCTCCTGATAGCATAAAATCGCATTTTCAAAATCGCCCAATGTGGCATAAATATTTCCCAGATTCCCCAGATCATGTCCCTCGCTGCGCCGATCACCAAGCTGCCGACTAATGAAAAGTGCCTGTTGATGATATTCGATGGCTTTTTGCAAATGGCCAAGTAAATAATAGACATTTCCCAGATTACCCAGCGCCCGGCCTTTACTTTTTTGATTTCCCGTTTCATCACAAATTTCGATAGCTTTATGAAAATATTTCAAAGCGAGTTTCATCTTTCCCAGATCTTGATAAGCCAATCCCAGATTTACTAATTTATTTGGCTCGGTGAAATGATTTTTGGGTTCACGGCAGATACACAATGATTTTTGATAATAACGAATCGCTCTGGTCGTTTCTCCCAAACACGCATAGGCAATGCCCAGGTTATTTAAAACCAGACTCTCTTCCTGGCGATCTTGTAGTTTTCTGAAAATCCTTAATGCCGTTTCATAAAACATAATCGCTTTATTGGTTTGCCCAAGACTTTCGTAAGCATTACCCAACCCCGCAGCATAAGCAGCTTGTATTCGTTTATCATTGAAGCGCCGCGCCGCAGCCAATCCCTGCTCCAGCCATTGAATGCGATCTGTGGGATGGAGTCGCAAAGCTAATATATAAGTGCCTGCATTGGGAAAATCATGACAGAATTGAGCAGCTACGGGATCGTCTTTTTGATGGGTCACCGCCCAGGACCAGGTTGATTGAATTTGTTCCCAATTTTGATCAAATAAAAGTAAGCCATTACGCAGATCTTCCCCGCCTTTGATATACAGCTTATCCGCTTTGATGAGCATTGCACCATAATAATGAGCAAGGCGGATAAATGTCTCACGATATCTCGGCATTAAAAATAAACCTCATTCTTTCAGCCATTCGGCCAATTGTTTTTTGATTAAAGCGAGCTCGGGATATTCACGCGTGTCATAAATCTCCAGTGCCTTGTTCCCAAATTCAATCGCTTTTTGGCGATCTCCTTGCTCAGAATAAACCAGAGCTAAATTCCAGAGCGCCGCACCTTGACCCCGAACATAATTTGCCAGTCCTGCCAGCTTGAATTGCTGTTCATATAAGCATTGTGCCCGACGATATTTGTGCCATAATTGATAAACAGTTCCTTGAATTCCCAGCACATTGACCAGAGTCGCCGAATCCTTGATATTGCGGGCGATCCGATATGCCTTAAGCGAAAGCATTAAAGCCAGTTGAACATCATCTGATTTAAGAAAAACAGAGCTTAAATTTAACAGCGTATGTCCCAGATGAGTTTGGTCATTAATTTGTTGGAATATTGTTAATGCTTCTTGATAATCTGTGGCAGCATCTTTTAGATCGCCCAGATTCTCACAGACGAAGCCAAGATTTCCCAGCGCGATGGCACGGTTACGCGCATTTTCCATTGCAGTCGCCAGGTGCAAAGCCTCGTCAAAATAATCCCTCGCCTGGTGATAGTTTCCTAAATTTAAATAGACTCTACCAATGTTGGAAACACAATGAAATTCAATATCTTGATCGCCGATGTTTCGTGCGATTAACAGTGCCTCCTTGAACCAGTTTTGCGCCTGATGAAATTGCCCTATTTCCAGATAGGCGATGCCAATATCCGCCAGCAAAGTTGCTTCGGCACGCTTGTTTTTAATCTCGCGGATAATGCGAAGGGCTTGTTGATATAAGTCAATGGCCTCGTTTAAGCGTCTCGAAGTAACCAGTATACTTCCCATTCCTACAAGGGCGTTACCCTGACTTCTTCGATCATTAATATGACGGGAAAGCTGCAAAGCCTGTTCGAACTGTTGCATCGCATCTTCAGCTTGGCCCATCAATAGATAAGCGTTTCCCAGATTTATATGGACAACTACTACTCCTTTTTGGTCATTTACACTGGTTAATTTTTCCAAAGCGGGGAGGAAATAATCCACTGCTTGCGGGAGCTGACCAAGATCGAGATAAGCGAGTCCCAGATTGGCCAGATGTGCGCCTTCAGCCGCGGTATGATTCAACTGCTGCGATACAGCGAGGGCCGCTTTTCGCCATTCAATCCGCTGTAATGGATGCTGATACAACAACAGAATTTGTGTGCCTGCATCAGGATAATCGACTGTCAATTCTGCAGCCTTTGGATTAGATCTGGAGTTTTTCGCCGCCCAGGCCTGTCCCAGCTTGATGTTTTCCCAATCTTCGATAATCAATTTGAGTGCTGTTGCAATATTCTCGCCGCCGCGCAAGTACATTTTATTAAGCTGGTCAAGCCGTAGGACAAAATAAATCGCATGACGGAGTTGAATGTCGAAATATTTATGCATATCTTTTTTAGGTTTTACAAAACAGGCTTTAAAAGGACGTATTTTTTAACCGTTCAACCTGGCTCGTAATTTTTCAATCATCCCTTCATGTCTCAATACATCAGGATGATTCACACTGCGTTCGTACTCCAGGCCAATTTGCATGCAATCTATTGCTTTGTCTAACATCTGCCGTCCTTCGTAAACTATGCCCAGATGCCAATTGATCTTAGCTATAGATTGACGATCACCCAGCTCTGTCATGATATTAAGCGCATTGGTCAGAGCCTTTAATGATTGTTCCCAGTTGCCTTTTAGCAGTTCCAATGATCCGATATTATAAAGCCAGATCGCTTCGTTCCTCCGATCCTGCCATTTTCTGGCAAGTGTTAAAGCCCTGCCATAATATTTTTCTGCCTGCTGGAATTTTCCTCTATTAGCATACATG
Proteins encoded in this window:
- a CDS encoding tetratricopeptide repeat protein, whose protein sequence is MKLDQINERHARYYLYRAQYHFFNLDWFEQEYLQIERAWQWLSDRVFKPQLMISYFQTFQHFFDRSSRWQEIIHWGEKSVRAAQITDNKHAEADSLGKIGLGLVNLGELDQALTIQQQALKIHEQIHDLKGKGNALCNIGTIYHRRGELEKAIELYEQNLKIAEEINDQNGLESALSNLALAYTDLGEMKKAIPLHHRVLELSQKSGDQRKIAMRLNNLGLTYAHLGELNRAKDYHTQAMVIFRKINNAKGESNSLGNLGLIFYRLGNYHKAVEMFGAQLMLVRQLRHRLGESNALGNIGLAYAELGDLNKAIDYFSKRLELASEMDDQRSIGITLNNLGNVYVKLGEIEQATSIFEQALTIHRNNKDTRREGISLGNIGQALLDAGNTKEAISYLEQAIGIFKKIQDQRLESCTLWKLGIAYEKLGDLQQAVEVMKITVDYEQAIGHRDAEKDNEHLNRLLEKIKIDSSSDVP
- a CDS encoding tetratricopeptide repeat protein, coding for MPRYRETFIRLAHYYGAMLIKADKLYIKGGEDLRNGLLLFDQNWEQIQSTWSWAVTHQKDDPVAAQFCHDFPNAGTYILALRLHPTDRIQWLEQGLAAARRFNDKRIQAAYAAGLGNAYESLGQTNKAIMFYETALRIFRKLQDRQEESLVLNNLGIAYACLGETTRAIRYYQKSLCICREPKNHFTEPNKLVNLGLAYQDLGKMKLALKYFHKAIEICDETGNQKSKGRALGNLGNVYYLLGHLQKAIEYHQQALFISRQLGDRRSEGHDLGNLGNIYATLGDFENAILCYQEHLQLARQLQDRRSEAGVSFNLSLIHFERGEVEKACRLAKTALEIYQDIDDPNAERVKMKLKDWQTTQL
- a CDS encoding tetratricopeptide repeat protein encodes the protein MHKYFDIQLRHAIYFVLRLDQLNKMYLRGGENIATALKLIIEDWENIKLGQAWAAKNSRSNPKAAELTVDYPDAGTQILLLYQHPLQRIEWRKAALAVSQQLNHTAAEGAHLANLGLAYLDLGQLPQAVDYFLPALEKLTSVNDQKGVVVVHINLGNAYLLMGQAEDAMQQFEQALQLSRHINDRRSQGNALVGMGSILVTSRRLNEAIDLYQQALRIIREIKNKRAEATLLADIGIAYLEIGQFHQAQNWFKEALLIARNIGDQDIEFHCVSNIGRVYLNLGNYHQARDYFDEALHLATAMENARNRAIALGNLGFVCENLGDLKDAATDYQEALTIFQQINDQTHLGHTLLNLSSVFLKSDDVQLALMLSLKAYRIARNIKDSATLVNVLGIQGTVYQLWHKYRRAQCLYEQQFKLAGLANYVRGQGAALWNLALVYSEQGDRQKAIEFGNKALEIYDTREYPELALIKKQLAEWLKE